From Rhodococcus sp. B7740, one genomic window encodes:
- a CDS encoding metallopeptidase — protein MSGGRTPRLLAAAATAGLLLLTSCAQTVSGNAVSIYENPFTVAGLPVTNGPSGPRPGVPDSTITVENAEGTDSDILGTNAIDDIQQFWAEQYPDLFKGSFTPVSKVVSWDASEDEGSGIRFCGDRTGGIPNAAYCTRDDSIGWDRTILLPALVDAFGPMSVVMVIAHEYGHAIQHQSGLVGDDTPTIVAEQQADCFAGAFIRHVAEDDAPHFTINTSDGLNGVLAATVAVRDVDPNDPESVHGSAFERVTAVQLGFTDGAAICTGIDEAEIDSRRASLPQKFSDPDDSGELPVTEDTLGAFTRSFEAVLPVAVPPNIDYSGSDTGCSDAEPTAPVSYCPATNTIGVDVEDLAEVGQPETPRRGDILPLNVSGDYSAYVLFASRYTLAVQREAGQSLDDPQAALRSACLSGVITSAMSLESGTTDLEVWLSPGDLDEAVSGLLSDGLAASDVNGTTLPSGFSRVDAFRSGVLGGKERCDARYS, from the coding sequence ATGAGTGGCGGCCGCACACCCCGACTTCTGGCCGCGGCCGCCACTGCAGGGCTGCTCCTGCTGACCTCGTGCGCACAGACCGTCAGCGGAAACGCGGTATCGATCTACGAGAACCCGTTCACCGTCGCCGGACTTCCGGTCACGAACGGGCCGAGCGGGCCCCGTCCCGGTGTCCCCGATTCGACGATCACCGTGGAGAACGCCGAGGGCACCGACTCGGACATTCTCGGCACGAACGCGATCGACGACATCCAGCAGTTCTGGGCCGAGCAGTACCCCGACTTGTTCAAGGGCTCGTTCACCCCGGTCTCGAAGGTCGTCTCGTGGGACGCGTCCGAGGACGAGGGATCGGGCATCAGATTCTGCGGAGACCGCACCGGCGGTATTCCCAACGCCGCCTACTGCACTCGCGACGACTCGATCGGGTGGGATCGCACCATTCTGCTCCCGGCTCTCGTCGACGCGTTCGGACCGATGTCGGTGGTGATGGTGATCGCCCACGAATACGGCCACGCCATTCAGCATCAATCGGGCCTCGTCGGCGACGACACTCCGACCATCGTTGCCGAGCAACAGGCCGACTGCTTCGCCGGCGCGTTCATCCGCCACGTCGCCGAAGACGATGCACCGCACTTCACCATCAACACCTCGGACGGACTCAACGGAGTTCTCGCCGCGACAGTCGCCGTGCGCGATGTCGACCCCAACGATCCGGAATCGGTACACGGCTCTGCCTTCGAGCGCGTCACCGCAGTGCAGCTCGGCTTCACCGACGGCGCGGCAATCTGCACCGGTATCGACGAGGCCGAGATCGATTCGCGTCGAGCATCGTTGCCGCAGAAGTTCAGCGACCCGGACGACTCCGGTGAGCTACCGGTCACCGAGGACACCCTCGGAGCCTTCACTCGGTCCTTCGAAGCGGTGCTGCCCGTCGCCGTTCCACCGAACATCGACTATTCCGGTTCGGATACCGGGTGCTCCGACGCCGAGCCCACCGCGCCGGTGTCCTACTGCCCGGCGACCAACACCATCGGTGTCGACGTCGAGGACCTGGCCGAAGTCGGACAGCCCGAGACACCCCGACGCGGAGATATCCTGCCGCTCAACGTTTCCGGCGACTACAGCGCCTACGTGCTGTTCGCCTCGCGCTACACGCTCGCGGTGCAGAGGGAAGCAGGCCAGTCGCTCGACGATCCGCAGGCCGCCCTGCGATCGGCCTGTCTGTCCGGAGTGATCACCTCGGCGATGAGCCTCGAGAGCGGAACGACGGACCTCGAAGTCTGGCTCTCCCCCGGCGATCTCGACGAGGCCGTGTCCGGACTGCTCAGTGACGGCCTCGCCGCCAGCGACGTCAACGGTACGACCCTGCCGTCCGGCTTCTCCCGAGTCGATGCCTTCCGTTCGGGAGTTCTCGGCGGCAAGGA
- the glgB gene encoding 1,4-alpha-glucan branching protein GlgB, protein MTENPTTPEDTVAAPPDNDLELIAAGRHYNPHSVLGAHPVPGGTAIRALKPDAEKVVARIGGVDHELTHVAHGVFSALLPFEDLIDYRLVVTWPGGHVSESADGYRFLPTLGELDLHLFGEGRHERLWDILGAHQQSYATPDGPVTGTSFAVWAPAAQGVTLVGDFDGWTGRTWPMRVLGSTGVWEIFAPDIAPGALYKFRVHGSDGSVKDKADPMAFATEVPPSTASVVTASSYTWNDESWLDTRAGIEPTQAPMSVYEIHLASWRPGLGYRELAEQLAEYVTETGFTHVELLPVAEHPFGGSWGYQVTSYYAPTSRFGSPDDFRYFVDHLHSAGIGVIVDWVPAHFPKDEWALARFDGGPLYEHGDPQRGEQLDWGTLVFDFGRREVRNFLVANALYWIDEFHIDGLRVDAVASMLYLDYSRPEGGWSPNIYGGRENLEAVTFLQEMNATVHKKHRGVVTVAEESTAWPGVTRPTNVGGLGFNMKWNMGWMHDTLGFLGRDPIHRSYHHHEITFSLVYAWSENYLLPISHDEVVHGKGTLWTRMPGDDYAKAAGLRGMLAYMWAHPGKQLLFMGQEFGQTREWSEERGLDWYQIDEEPLHNGVKTLVSDLNSTYKTHPALWTLDTSPSGYSWIDANDTENNVLSFLRYGSDGSVIACIFNFSGNEHGSYRVGLPEPGRWIEILNTDATEYGGSGVGNLGEVTATSHSWHGRPASGQVALPANGAIWIKLER, encoded by the coding sequence GTGACCGAGAATCCGACGACGCCCGAAGACACCGTCGCAGCCCCGCCCGACAACGATCTCGAACTCATCGCTGCAGGGCGGCACTACAACCCGCATTCCGTCCTCGGTGCCCACCCGGTGCCGGGCGGAACCGCGATCCGGGCCCTCAAGCCCGACGCCGAGAAGGTCGTCGCCCGCATCGGTGGCGTCGACCACGAGCTGACCCACGTCGCGCACGGAGTCTTCTCTGCCCTTCTCCCGTTCGAGGACCTGATCGACTACCGCCTCGTGGTGACGTGGCCCGGTGGACACGTCTCCGAATCCGCCGACGGATACCGCTTCCTGCCCACTCTCGGCGAACTCGATCTGCACCTGTTCGGTGAGGGCAGACACGAGCGTCTGTGGGACATTCTGGGCGCGCACCAACAGTCGTACGCGACACCCGACGGCCCCGTCACCGGCACGTCGTTCGCGGTCTGGGCACCCGCAGCCCAGGGCGTCACGCTGGTCGGCGATTTCGACGGCTGGACCGGCCGCACATGGCCGATGCGCGTACTGGGCTCGACCGGAGTGTGGGAGATCTTCGCGCCCGACATCGCGCCGGGCGCGCTGTACAAGTTCCGCGTCCACGGCTCCGACGGCTCGGTGAAGGACAAGGCCGACCCGATGGCCTTCGCCACAGAGGTTCCACCGTCGACGGCCTCGGTGGTGACTGCATCCTCGTACACCTGGAACGACGAGTCCTGGCTCGATACGAGGGCCGGCATCGAGCCGACGCAGGCACCGATGAGCGTCTACGAGATCCACCTGGCGTCCTGGCGGCCGGGACTGGGGTACCGCGAACTCGCCGAGCAGTTGGCCGAATACGTCACCGAAACCGGCTTCACCCACGTGGAGCTGCTCCCGGTCGCCGAGCACCCGTTCGGCGGGTCCTGGGGATACCAGGTGACCTCGTACTACGCACCGACCTCTCGCTTCGGCAGCCCCGACGATTTCCGCTACTTCGTCGACCACCTCCACAGTGCCGGAATCGGTGTCATCGTCGACTGGGTTCCCGCCCACTTCCCCAAGGACGAATGGGCCCTGGCTCGGTTCGACGGCGGCCCGCTCTACGAGCACGGTGACCCGCAGCGCGGCGAGCAACTCGACTGGGGCACTTTGGTCTTCGACTTCGGGCGGCGCGAGGTGCGCAACTTCCTGGTCGCGAACGCGCTGTACTGGATCGACGAGTTCCACATCGACGGACTGCGCGTCGACGCCGTGGCGTCGATGCTGTACCTGGACTACTCCCGTCCCGAGGGCGGCTGGTCGCCGAACATCTACGGCGGCCGCGAGAACCTCGAGGCCGTGACCTTCCTGCAGGAGATGAACGCGACGGTGCACAAGAAGCACCGCGGTGTCGTCACGGTGGCAGAGGAGTCGACCGCATGGCCCGGCGTCACCCGCCCGACGAACGTCGGCGGACTCGGGTTCAACATGAAGTGGAACATGGGCTGGATGCACGACACCCTTGGCTTCCTCGGGCGTGACCCCATCCATCGCAGCTACCACCACCACGAGATCACCTTCTCCCTGGTCTATGCGTGGAGTGAGAACTACCTGCTCCCCATCAGCCACGACGAGGTGGTACACGGCAAGGGCACTCTGTGGACTCGGATGCCCGGAGACGACTACGCCAAGGCAGCAGGGCTGCGCGGAATGCTCGCCTACATGTGGGCGCACCCCGGTAAGCAACTGCTGTTCATGGGACAGGAGTTCGGGCAGACCCGTGAGTGGTCCGAGGAACGCGGTCTCGACTGGTATCAGATCGACGAGGAACCTCTGCACAACGGCGTGAAAACCCTTGTGTCCGATCTGAACTCGACGTACAAGACCCATCCGGCGCTGTGGACACTCGACACCTCGCCGAGTGGATACTCGTGGATCGATGCCAACGACACCGAGAACAACGTGCTGAGCTTTCTGCGGTACGGATCCGACGGTTCGGTCATCGCGTGTATTTTCAACTTCTCCGGAAACGAGCACGGCAGCTATCGTGTGGGACTACCGGAACCCGGCCGCTGGATCGAGATTCTCAACACCGATGCAACGGAGTACGGGGGCTCCGGCGTGGGCAACCTGGGTGAAGTGACGGCTACATCGCACTCGTGGCACGGTCGACCGGCGTCAGGCCAGGTCGCCCTTCCTGCCAACGGGGCGATCTGGATAAAACTGGAGCGATAG
- a CDS encoding alpha-1,4-glucan--maltose-1-phosphate maltosyltransferase, whose product MTGRLGIDNVLPDTTTGKYPAKAVVGETFPVSADVWREGHDAVAATLSVRGPGGKLERIPMTPGREPDTFDAVFVPSRPGYWICRIEAWSDPISTWRHAVEAKLGVGQSAHELANDLEIGARLFLRAATGVPAESRQMLADVAAALRDTDRPLPARVSSAFAPAVAELLFAHPLRELVTRSRAVNVWVDRNLALNGAWYEFFPRSTGGWNEDGSPRHGTFATSIEQLPRIERMGFDIVYLPPIHPIGTINRKGPNNTLTPGPEDVGSPWAIGSKDGGHDAIHPELGTEDDFRAFVAAAQEHNLEVALDLALQAAPDHPWAATHSEWFTVLPDGTIAYAENPPKKYQDIYPVNFDNDRRGIYEEVLRVVRYWISLGVKVFRVDNPHTKPPDFWEWLIAEVKKTDPDVLFLAEAFTRPVRMYGLAQRGFTQSYTYFTWRTAKWELTEFAEEHARRADDARPNLFVNTPDILHESLQHGGPGMFALRAALAATMAPTWGVYSGYELFEHQAVREGSEEYLDSEKYQLRPRDFEGALARGESLEPWITTLNAIRRAHPALQQLRNIHFHTIDNEALIGYSKFDPQTGDSILVVINLNPFGAEEGTIHLDMPALGHDWQDTLTIKDEVSGVHYDWGHTNFVRLEPWTSVAHIFTLPHIPYPARIELAYRGNRK is encoded by the coding sequence GTGACAGGTCGACTTGGTATCGACAATGTCCTTCCAGATACGACGACCGGGAAGTACCCCGCGAAAGCGGTGGTGGGCGAGACGTTTCCAGTCTCCGCCGACGTCTGGCGCGAGGGTCACGATGCGGTGGCCGCGACACTGTCGGTGCGCGGGCCTGGAGGCAAACTCGAACGCATCCCGATGACACCGGGCCGCGAACCCGACACGTTCGACGCGGTGTTCGTCCCCTCTCGGCCGGGTTACTGGATCTGCCGCATCGAAGCGTGGAGCGATCCGATCAGCACCTGGCGTCACGCCGTCGAAGCCAAGCTCGGAGTGGGCCAGAGTGCCCACGAACTCGCCAACGACCTCGAGATCGGGGCCCGGTTGTTCCTGCGGGCCGCCACCGGAGTTCCGGCCGAGAGCAGGCAGATGCTGGCCGATGTCGCCGCCGCGCTGCGCGATACCGACCGCCCGCTGCCGGCTCGCGTGTCCTCGGCGTTCGCGCCGGCGGTCGCCGAACTGCTGTTCGCGCATCCGCTGCGCGAATTGGTGACTCGATCTCGTGCGGTCAACGTGTGGGTCGATCGCAATCTCGCGCTCAACGGTGCGTGGTACGAGTTCTTCCCCCGGTCGACCGGTGGGTGGAACGAGGACGGTTCGCCTCGGCACGGCACGTTCGCGACGTCGATCGAGCAGTTGCCCCGCATCGAGCGGATGGGATTCGACATCGTCTACCTGCCGCCCATCCACCCGATCGGCACCATCAACCGCAAGGGCCCGAACAACACGTTGACGCCCGGCCCCGAGGACGTCGGGTCGCCGTGGGCCATCGGCTCGAAGGACGGCGGGCACGACGCCATCCATCCCGAACTGGGCACCGAGGACGACTTCCGCGCGTTCGTCGCCGCCGCGCAGGAACACAACCTCGAAGTGGCGCTCGATCTCGCTCTCCAGGCTGCTCCCGATCATCCCTGGGCTGCAACACATTCCGAGTGGTTCACCGTCCTTCCGGACGGCACCATCGCCTACGCCGAGAACCCTCCGAAGAAGTACCAGGACATCTACCCGGTCAACTTCGACAACGACCGACGCGGCATCTACGAAGAGGTGCTCCGCGTCGTCCGATACTGGATTTCGCTGGGCGTCAAGGTCTTCCGAGTCGACAATCCACACACCAAGCCGCCGGACTTCTGGGAATGGCTGATCGCCGAGGTGAAGAAGACCGACCCGGACGTACTGTTCCTCGCCGAGGCGTTCACCCGCCCGGTGCGTATGTACGGGTTGGCGCAGCGCGGTTTCACGCAGTCGTACACCTACTTCACGTGGCGTACCGCGAAATGGGAACTCACCGAGTTCGCCGAGGAACACGCTCGACGCGCCGACGACGCGCGGCCGAACCTGTTCGTCAACACCCCGGACATCCTGCACGAGAGCCTGCAGCACGGCGGGCCCGGAATGTTCGCTCTCCGAGCAGCTCTCGCGGCGACGATGGCTCCCACCTGGGGCGTCTACTCGGGCTACGAGCTGTTCGAGCACCAAGCCGTGCGAGAGGGCAGCGAGGAGTACCTGGACTCGGAGAAGTACCAGCTGCGTCCGCGCGACTTCGAGGGTGCACTCGCCCGCGGCGAGTCGCTCGAGCCCTGGATCACCACGCTGAACGCGATCAGGCGTGCGCATCCGGCGCTGCAGCAGCTCCGCAACATCCACTTCCACACCATCGACAACGAGGCGCTGATCGGATACTCCAAGTTCGACCCGCAGACCGGTGACTCGATCCTGGTGGTGATCAACCTCAATCCCTTCGGAGCCGAGGAAGGCACGATCCACCTGGACATGCCCGCCCTCGGTCACGACTGGCAGGACACCCTCACGATCAAGGACGAAGTGAGCGGCGTTCACTACGACTGGGGCCACACCAATTTCGTTCGGCTCGAGCCCTGGACGTCGGTGGCGCACATCTTCACGCTCCCCCACATCCCGTACCCGGCACGAATCGAACTGGCCTACCGCGGCAACCGAAAGTGA
- the glgP gene encoding alpha-glucan family phosphorylase, with the protein MKALRRFTVRAHLPARLNALAELSTNLRWSWHPSTQDLFEHIDPLLWTELERDPVAVLGAVAPARLEELAADEHFLAELDAAEADLHDYLARPLWYQNELAEGRALPSGIGYFSMEFGVTEVLPNYSGGLGILAGDHLKAASDLGLPLIGVGLLYRSGYFRQSLTADGWQAERYPSLDPHGLPLRLLTDDGDSPVLIHVSMPGSRVLRARVWIAQVGRVPLLLLDSDIADNDPELRGVTDRLYGGDQDHRIKQEILAGIGGVRAIRAYTRAHGLPDPEVFHMNEGHAGFLGVERIRELVTSGTLDFDAALAAVRAGTVFTTHTPVPAGIDRFPADLVRHYFASADGGADSALLPGLPMDRILALGGEADASVFNMAHMGLRLGQRANGVSKLHGIVSREMFNDLWPGFDASEVPIGSVTNGVHAPTWSAREWAESGPMSSDEVWSTRNALRAQLVDEVRRRVRRSALERGSTEAEISWTANVFDPNVLTVGFARRVPTYKRLTLMLREPERLRAMLLDPVRPVQLVVAGKSHPADDGGKALIQQIVRFADQADVRHRIVFLPDYDMSMARFLYWGCDVWLNNPLRPLEACGTSGMKSALNGGLNLSIRDGWWDEMYDGENGWAIPTADGVTDDNRRDDLEAAALYELLEQAVLPKFYDRGDDGVPSRWIEMVRHTLEQLGPKVLASRMVQDYTLGYYAPAAESARAASAENNRGASDVASYRRRVEQAWSAVKVTRVDSDGLPDTPVIGADLSLRADVDLGGLDPSDVVVQAVVGRVDEEENLTDIRTTAMTHVGTEGGEHIYAGETLLPHSGAVGYTVRVLPHHHGLASDAELGLVATP; encoded by the coding sequence GTGAAAGCTTTGCGTCGATTCACCGTCCGAGCCCACCTTCCCGCCCGCCTGAATGCCCTCGCCGAGCTCTCGACAAACCTCAGGTGGTCGTGGCACCCGTCGACGCAGGATCTGTTCGAGCACATCGATCCACTGTTGTGGACCGAGCTCGAGCGCGATCCGGTGGCCGTACTGGGAGCCGTCGCACCTGCGCGTCTCGAGGAACTCGCGGCCGACGAGCACTTCCTGGCCGAGTTGGACGCCGCCGAGGCCGATCTGCACGACTACCTCGCCCGACCGCTCTGGTACCAGAACGAGCTGGCCGAGGGGCGTGCTCTGCCGTCGGGCATCGGGTACTTCTCGATGGAGTTCGGTGTCACCGAGGTCCTGCCGAACTACTCCGGCGGGCTCGGAATCCTCGCCGGCGACCACCTCAAGGCTGCCTCGGACCTGGGACTGCCGTTGATCGGTGTCGGGCTGCTCTACCGCTCGGGCTACTTCCGTCAGTCGCTGACGGCCGACGGCTGGCAGGCCGAACGCTATCCGTCCCTCGACCCGCACGGTCTGCCACTGCGGTTGCTCACCGACGACGGCGACTCTCCGGTGCTGATCCACGTCTCGATGCCCGGATCTCGGGTGCTGCGAGCGCGGGTGTGGATCGCCCAGGTCGGACGCGTCCCGCTGCTGCTGCTCGATTCCGATATCGCCGACAACGACCCGGAGCTGCGCGGGGTCACCGACCGGTTGTACGGCGGCGACCAGGATCACCGCATCAAGCAGGAGATACTCGCCGGTATCGGCGGAGTCAGGGCGATCCGGGCCTACACCCGTGCGCACGGACTGCCCGATCCCGAGGTCTTCCACATGAACGAGGGCCACGCCGGATTCCTCGGCGTCGAACGCATACGCGAACTCGTCACCTCGGGAACACTGGACTTCGATGCGGCGCTGGCGGCGGTTCGAGCGGGTACCGTCTTCACCACCCACACCCCGGTCCCCGCCGGAATCGACCGGTTTCCGGCCGATCTGGTGCGGCACTACTTCGCAAGTGCGGACGGCGGCGCGGACTCGGCGCTGCTGCCGGGGTTGCCGATGGATCGAATTCTCGCCCTCGGCGGCGAAGCCGACGCCTCGGTGTTCAACATGGCGCACATGGGACTGCGTCTGGGGCAACGTGCCAACGGGGTGTCGAAGTTGCACGGCATCGTCAGCCGCGAGATGTTCAACGACCTGTGGCCGGGATTCGACGCATCCGAGGTGCCGATCGGATCGGTCACCAACGGCGTTCATGCTCCGACGTGGTCTGCCCGGGAATGGGCGGAGTCGGGGCCGATGTCCTCGGACGAGGTGTGGTCCACGCGCAACGCTCTGCGGGCGCAATTGGTGGACGAGGTGCGGCGTCGGGTGCGGCGCTCGGCCCTCGAACGTGGCTCGACCGAGGCCGAGATCAGTTGGACAGCAAACGTTTTCGATCCCAATGTCCTCACCGTCGGATTTGCTCGACGAGTGCCGACGTACAAGCGCCTGACCCTGATGCTCCGCGAACCCGAGCGACTTCGCGCCATGTTGCTCGACCCGGTTCGCCCGGTCCAGTTGGTGGTCGCAGGCAAGTCGCACCCCGCCGACGACGGCGGAAAGGCGCTCATCCAGCAGATCGTCAGATTCGCCGACCAGGCCGACGTACGGCACCGCATCGTGTTCCTGCCCGACTACGACATGTCCATGGCTCGATTCCTGTACTGGGGATGCGACGTGTGGCTGAACAATCCGTTGCGACCGCTCGAAGCCTGCGGTACCTCGGGCATGAAGTCCGCGCTCAACGGCGGCCTGAACCTGTCGATCCGCGACGGGTGGTGGGACGAGATGTACGACGGGGAGAACGGCTGGGCGATCCCCACCGCGGACGGCGTCACCGACGACAATCGGCGGGACGATCTCGAAGCCGCTGCTCTGTACGAACTGCTCGAACAGGCGGTACTACCCAAGTTCTACGACCGCGGTGACGACGGGGTACCGAGTCGCTGGATCGAAATGGTGCGGCACACCCTCGAGCAGCTGGGCCCGAAAGTGCTGGCGTCGAGAATGGTTCAGGACTACACGCTGGGTTACTACGCCCCCGCTGCCGAGTCCGCCCGCGCGGCTTCGGCCGAGAACAACCGCGGTGCCTCGGATGTCGCGTCGTACCGCCGGCGCGTCGAACAGGCATGGAGCGCAGTGAAAGTCACCCGGGTCGACAGTGACGGTCTGCCGGACACCCCGGTGATCGGCGCGGATCTCTCGCTGCGCGCCGACGTCGATCTCGGCGGACTCGACCCGTCGGACGTCGTGGTGCAGGCGGTCGTGGGACGCGTCGACGAGGAGGAGAACCTCACCGACATCCGCACGACGGCCATGACGCACGTGGGTACCGAGGGTGGTGAGCACATCTACGCGGGCGAGACGCTGCTGCCGCACAGCGGCGCAGTGGGATACACGGTGCGGGTGCTACCTCACCACCACGGTCTCGCCTCGGATGCCGAGCTCGGTCTGGTGGCGACTCCGTAG
- a CDS encoding ATP-dependent DNA helicase produces MPSKTELPTVPALLQVAVHSLGGKERSNQLTMASAVAHSIDTGEHLAVQAGTGTGKSLAYLVPSIRHAVESGRTVIVSTATIALQRQLVDRDLPRLSDALTEAVGRRPKFAILKGRNNYLCMNKIHTGAAQEAPDAELFDPFAVSRMGREVVRLTKWSSETETGDRDDVVPGVSDQAWRQVSVTARECLGKSRCPVGEDCFAERARTEAAQVDVVVTNHALLAIDAITGIQILPEHDVVVVDEAHELVDRVTGVATEELSAATVTAAARRSAKLIEEETVDQLEGAAENWAAILDELPPSRWQSLPDGVGPALASIRDAAWAVRTAIGPNKQGMAASDPEAAAARSAALVAVDEVHDSAVRVLTAFDEPDPAKRKDVVWHAVDDFRGNVKRTVRIAPLSVGGLLRARLFAESTVVLTSATLTVGGSFDGLAVNWGLPAEKPSRSDTAMASGVEPPSDTGSIRWNSLDVGSPFDHARAGIMYIAKHLSPPGRDGLSKSSLDEIESLVSAAGGRTLGLFSSMRAAKAAAEEMRERLDTPILCQGDDSTGALVQKFADDEATSLFGTLSLWQGVDVPGPSLSLVILDRIPFPRPDDPLLVARQQAVESRGGNGFLAVAANHAALLLAQGVGRLLRSVDDKGVVAVLDSRLATARYGGYLRASLPPFWETSDPEVVRKALTRLAGK; encoded by the coding sequence GTGCCGTCGAAGACCGAGTTGCCAACCGTTCCCGCTCTCCTGCAGGTCGCGGTGCACTCGCTCGGCGGCAAGGAGCGCAGCAATCAGCTGACGATGGCCTCGGCGGTGGCGCACTCGATCGACACCGGTGAGCATCTGGCGGTGCAGGCAGGCACCGGAACCGGCAAGTCTCTCGCCTACCTCGTTCCCAGCATCCGGCACGCTGTGGAATCGGGCAGGACCGTCATCGTCTCCACGGCCACCATCGCACTGCAACGGCAGCTGGTCGACCGCGATCTCCCGCGCCTGTCCGACGCCCTGACCGAGGCTGTCGGCCGTCGACCGAAGTTCGCAATCCTCAAGGGCCGCAACAACTATCTGTGCATGAACAAGATCCACACCGGTGCTGCGCAGGAGGCCCCGGATGCGGAACTGTTCGACCCCTTCGCCGTCTCACGCATGGGCCGCGAGGTGGTACGGCTGACCAAGTGGTCGTCCGAGACCGAGACCGGCGACCGCGACGACGTCGTGCCCGGGGTCAGCGATCAGGCCTGGCGGCAGGTCAGCGTCACCGCCCGCGAATGCCTGGGCAAGTCCCGCTGCCCCGTCGGCGAAGATTGCTTCGCCGAACGCGCCCGCACCGAGGCCGCCCAGGTCGACGTCGTGGTGACCAATCACGCGCTGCTCGCGATCGACGCGATCACCGGAATCCAGATCCTGCCCGAGCACGACGTCGTGGTCGTCGACGAGGCCCACGAACTGGTCGACCGGGTGACCGGTGTGGCCACGGAGGAGCTGTCGGCCGCAACCGTCACCGCCGCGGCTCGCCGGAGCGCCAAGTTGATCGAAGAGGAGACGGTCGATCAGCTCGAGGGTGCCGCCGAGAACTGGGCCGCGATTCTGGACGAGCTTCCGCCGAGCCGGTGGCAGTCCCTACCCGACGGCGTCGGCCCAGCACTCGCTTCGATTCGTGATGCCGCCTGGGCAGTGCGCACCGCGATCGGCCCCAACAAACAGGGCATGGCAGCGAGCGATCCCGAGGCTGCCGCAGCTCGCAGCGCGGCTCTGGTCGCGGTCGACGAGGTTCACGACAGCGCGGTTCGTGTCCTCACGGCGTTCGACGAACCAGATCCGGCCAAGCGCAAGGACGTCGTCTGGCATGCCGTCGACGACTTCCGCGGCAACGTCAAACGCACGGTCCGCATCGCGCCGCTGTCGGTGGGCGGACTGCTGCGGGCTCGCCTGTTCGCCGAGTCCACCGTGGTGCTCACCTCCGCGACCTTGACCGTCGGCGGATCGTTCGACGGGTTGGCCGTCAACTGGGGCCTGCCTGCAGAGAAGCCCTCGCGCAGTGACACCGCGATGGCGTCGGGTGTGGAACCGCCGTCCGACACCGGGTCGATCCGGTGGAATTCGCTCGACGTCGGCTCGCCGTTCGACCATGCCCGGGCAGGCATCATGTACATCGCCAAGCATCTGTCTCCGCCCGGACGCGACGGCCTCTCGAAGTCCTCTCTGGACGAGATCGAGTCGCTGGTCAGCGCCGCCGGTGGTCGCACGCTCGGACTCTTCTCGTCCATGCGGGCCGCGAAAGCCGCCGCCGAGGAGATGCGCGAGCGCCTCGACACCCCGATTCTGTGCCAGGGCGACGACTCCACCGGCGCACTGGTGCAGAAGTTCGCCGACGACGAGGCCACGTCCCTGTTCGGGACGCTGTCGCTGTGGCAGGGCGTCGACGTCCCCGGCCCATCGCTGAGCCTGGTGATCCTGGACCGCATTCCGTTCCCGCGGCCCGACGATCCGCTGTTGGTCGCCCGGCAGCAGGCCGTCGAATCCCGGGGCGGCAACGGCTTTCTCGCGGTCGCCGCCAACCACGCAGCCCTGCTCCTGGCGCAGGGCGTCGGCCGACTGCTCCGCAGCGTCGACGACAAAGGTGTTGTCGCCGTTCTCGATTCACGACTTGCCACTGCCCGCTACGGCGGCTACCTGCGCGCCTCGCTGCCGCCGTTCTGGGAGACCTCGGATCCGGAGGTAGTGCGCAAGGCGCTCACCCGGCTGGCCGGAAAGTAA